A DNA window from Nerophis ophidion isolate RoL-2023_Sa linkage group LG13, RoL_Noph_v1.0, whole genome shotgun sequence contains the following coding sequences:
- the tmem199 gene encoding transmembrane protein 199 yields MASAFVVGDHFKKGVTELLEKTDSSLPEGLRQKLNIIVEKTEQTTLPFSTARQLYKYLKDQGYPVYLHELLEDSSLHLPGFVKPPRNPELVARLELIKARLANEEYNKMTRNVNNQEMNRNGTLADFGREVRSAKAVVVTIVNFLVTVVATFACSYIGSQYLFTETTPRVVSAVIATSVVGLAELFVLVRTMEGELGEP; encoded by the exons ATGGCGTCTGCGTTTGTTGTCGGAGATCACTTCAAGAAGGGTGTGACGGAACTGTTGGAAAAGACAGACTCTTCTCTTCCTGAAGGACTGAGACAGAAACTGAATATTATTGTAGAAAAGACAGAACAAACAACGCTGCCGTTCAGTACAGCGAGACAATTATACAAGTACTTGAAGGATCAAG GGTATCCTGTGTATTTGCATGAATTGCTAGAGGACAGCTCACTGCACCTACCGGGATTTGTCAAGCCACCCAGA AATCCTGAACTGGTCGCACGCTTAGAGCTCATTAAAGCCAGACTAGCAAATGAAGAATACAACAAGATGACGCGTAATGTAAACAATCAG GAAATGAATCGAAATGGAACACTGGCAGATTTTGGACGGGAAG TACGATCAGCTAAAGCGGTGGTCGTGACCATTGTCAACTTCCTGGTGACAGTCGTTGCTACATTTGCATGTTCCTACATAGGCAGTCAGTACCTGTTCACAGAAACGACACCT CGAGTCGTGTCTGCTGTGATTGCAACATCTGTTGTCGGTCTTGCTGAGCTGTTTGTCCTAGTCCGGACCATGGAGGGAGAACTCGGGGAACCCTAG